The Rhinopithecus roxellana isolate Shanxi Qingling chromosome 13, ASM756505v1, whole genome shotgun sequence genome contains a region encoding:
- the SCP2D1 gene encoding SCP2 sterol-binding domain-containing protein 1: protein MWKRSGHQPKIKAEDGPLAGQFKVLGSVPEPAMPHPLELSELESFSVFEDIRLHIREVGAQLVKKVNAIFQLDITKDGKIILQWTIDLKNGSGDMYLGPARLPADTVFTIPEPVFMELVLGKMNPQKAFLTGKFKVSGKVLLSQKLERVFKDWAKF from the coding sequence ATGTGGAAGAGAAGTGGCCATCAACCCAAGATCAAAGCAGAGGATGGGCCTCTGGCTGGCCAATTCAAGGTTCTGGGTTCAGTTCCAGAACCTGCCATGCCACATCCTCTAGAGCTGTCAGAACTCGAGAGCTTCTCCGTGTTTGAGGACATTAGGCTTCACATCAGGGAAGTGGGAGCTCAATTGGTCAAGAAAGTCAATGCCATCTTTCAGCTGGACATCACCAAAGATGGGAAGATCATTCTGCAGTGGACCATTGATCTGAAGAATGGCTCTGGGGACATGTATCTGGGACCTGCCAGGCTCCCAGCAGACACTGTCTTTACAATCCCGGAGCCCGTCTTTATGGAGCTGGTTTTGGGCAAAATGAACCCACAGAAGGCTTTCCTTACTGGCAAGTTCAAAGTAAGCGGCAAGGTTCTGCTTAGCCAGAAGCTGGAAAGGGTTTTCAAAGACTGGGCTAAATTTTAA